One part of the Arabidopsis thaliana chromosome 4, partial sequence genome encodes these proteins:
- a CDS encoding Ankyrin repeat family protein (Ankyrin repeat family protein; CONTAINS InterPro DOMAIN/s: Ankyrin repeat-containing domain (InterPro:IPR020683), Ankyrin repeat (InterPro:IPR002110); BEST Arabidopsis thaliana protein match is: Ankyrin repeat family protein (TAIR:AT4G03500.1); Has 23858 Blast hits to 12012 proteins in 533 species: Archae - 27; Bacteria - 1611; Metazoa - 14070; Fungi - 1809; Plants - 2208; Viruses - 91; Other Eukaryotes - 4042 (source: NCBI BLink).), which translates to MGKVQEFEKVMEENEIPVLDQVTFQGNTILHLAAIYGHDHLVRRILAYELNILRNWKRGLNCNFVPSFSHYQTLLVRRNYKGDLALHVAAAAGHKLIVGLLIDCLRQLPQDITMVIGSEQMVIGNIFRVSNNDGNTALHLSLKGNHVSVSLQLVREDRSTCFLLDKEDVSPLYMAAEAGYVSLVEHMLRGLDASFVGKSVLCAAVKSQNLDILTAVLESDSDLVESRDEDGRTPLATAASIGYDIGVQHMLTRFASSTQVAYIKNEDGSFPIHSACSARCTSALKVILKHHPDTIEMLNSQGQNVLHVAAKSGNARAVGYLLRKSDVKRLINEQDIEGNTPLHLASSNSHPKVWLIWMALVAAGTTRAPRVHLRADIPGLTTDEDLILKIHKDRVNTLLVVATLVATMAFAAGLSVPLGYNSTEFKSNVKHSYEESAFHAFVICNSIAVYTAVISTVALIGTQLADLKCMLTTFKFIVPLLGFSIIAMSLAFVAGLYLVLGHHYWLAIFVLASGGFYLMALLLLIIPYASPYTFTLSRSLNSLVQNMSKEDVDSVNQLVPAPTEELALIKAIQVNRCIQGNIGVTSMMVPRKHTHNFRVPVLVARQQNNSGLTALDIAELNPNPTTSFERNRLRVWLCVFSCFGISYRQLGATVQFFICEKT; encoded by the exons ATGGGTAAGGTTCAAGAGTTTGAAAAGGTTATGGAGGAGAATGAAATTCCTGTTCTTGATCAGGTCACTTTTCAGGGGAATACGATTCTGCATCTTGCAGCTATTTATGGTCATGACCACCTAGTGCGGCGTATCCTTGCCTATGAGCTAAACATTCTTAGAAATTGGAAACGTGGCTTAAATTGCAACTTCGTCCCAAGTTTCTCTCATTATCAGACTCTTTTGGTGAGACGAAACTACAAGGGAGACCTTGCTCTCCATGTAGCAGCTGCTGCAGGACACAAGTTGATAGTTGGCCTTCTTATTGATTGCCTAAGGCAGCTTCCGCAAGATATAACTATGGTGATTGGATCAGAGCAAATGGTAATTGGAAACATTTTCAGAGTTTCCAACAATGATGGGAATACTGCATTGCACCTCTCCCTGAAAGGAAACCATGTATCTGTTTCTTTGCAACTTGTTCGTGAAGATCGTAGCACTTGCTTTCTTCTGGACAAGGAGGATGTATCTCCACTGTATATGGCAGCTGAAGCTGGATATGTTTCACTTGTGGAGCATATGTTACGGGGTTTGGATGCAAGCTTTGTTGGGAAATCCGTTTTGTGTGCTGCAGTGAAAAGCCAGAATCTTG ATATATTGACAGCTGTATTAGAGAGTGACTCAGATCTGGTAGAATCGAGGGATGAAGATGGAAGAACTCCACTTGCCACTGCAGCATCCATTGGTTATGACATTGGAGTGCAGCATATGCTAACCAGATTTGCAAGTTCTACACAGGTTGCTTACATTAAGAATGAAGATGGTTCTTTCCCCATCCACTCAGCCTGCAGTGCTAGGTGCACCTCAGCTCTCAAGGTGATCTTAAAACACCACCCAGACACAATAGAAATGCTTAACTCACAGGGTCAAAACGTTCTTCATGTCGCTGCTAAAAGCGGGAATGCACGAGCTGTTGGCTATCTGCTCAGAAAATCTGACGTCAAAAGGTTAATCAATGAACAAGACATAGAAGGAAACACACCGTTACATTTAGCCAGCAGTAATTCTCATCCCAAGGTT TGGTTGATATGGATGGCATTGGTGGCTGCTGGTACCACTAGAGCTCCACGAGTTCATCTGAGAGCAGACATCCCTGGTCTGACAACAGATGAGGACTTAATCCTAAAAATTCACAAGGATAGAGTAAACACTCTCCTTGTGGTGGCAACACTAGTGGCTACAATGGCTTTTGCTGCAGGCTTGAGTGTGCCACTAGGTTACAACAGCACAGAGTTCAAGTCAAATGTCAAACATTCTTACGAAGAATCTGCATTTCATGCTTTTGTCATCTGCAATAGCATTGCCGTATATACTGCTGTTATATCGACAGTTGCTCTTATAGGGACACAATTGGCTGACCTAAAATGCATGCTGACCACCTTCAAGTTTATTGTGCCACTCCTGGGGTTTTCTATTATCGCCATGTCTTTGGCTTTTGTTGCAGGCTTATACCTGGTCTTGGGACATCATTATTGGCTTGCCATATTTGTCTTGGCCTCAGGCGGTTTCTATCTCATGGCTCTACTTCTGCTCATCATCCCTTACGCTTCGCCTTATACTTTTA CACTATCAAGAAGCCTGAATTCTTTAGTACAGAATATGTCGAAGGAAGATGTTGATTCCGTAAATCAACTAGTTCCTGCACCAACAGAAGAGTTGG CATTGATCAAAGCCATCCAAGTCAATCGCTGTATACAAGGTAATATTGGG GTCACCTCTATGATGGTCCCAAGAAAACATACTCACAACTTTAGGGTGCCAGTTTTGGTGGCTAGACAGCAAAATAATAGCGGCTTGACAGCTCTGGATATCGCCGAACTAAATCCCAACCCCACTACATCTTTTGAGAG AAACCGACTAAGAGTTTGGCTCTGTgtcttctcttgttttggGATTTCTTATCGCCAGCTTGGTGCTACTGTTCAGTTTTTCATATGtgagaaaacataa
- a CDS encoding Ankyrin repeat family protein, protein MDPETYRAVVMGKVQEFEKVMEENEIPVLDQVTFQGNTILHLAAIYGHDHLVRRILAYELNILRNWKRGLNCNFVPSFSHYQTLLVRRNYKGDLALHVAAAAGHKLIVGLLIDCLRQLPQDITMVIGSEQMVIGNIFRVSNNDGNTALHLSLKGNHVSVSLQLVREDRSTCFLLDKEDVSPLYMAAEAGYVSLVEHMLRGLDASFVGKSVLCAAVKSQNLDILTAVLESDSDLVESRDEDGRTPLATAASIGYDIGVQHMLTRFASSTQVAYIKNEDGSFPIHSACSARCTSALKVILKHHPDTIEMLNSQGQNVLHVAAKSGNARAVGYLLRKSDVKRLINEQDIEGNTPLHLASSNSHPKVVSLFIHDRRVDLKILNYKGFTALDAAEDHMATIPSLQEWLIWMALVAAGTTRAPRVHLRADIPGLTTDEDLILKIHKDRVNTLLVVATLVATMAFAAGLSVPLGYNSTEFKSNVKHSYEESAFHAFVICNSIAVYTAVISTVALIGTQLADLKCMLTTFKFIVPLLGFSIIAMSLAFVAGLYLVLGHHYWLAIFVLASGGFYLMALLLLIIPYASPYTFSPLFFRYFLRFPFSMLVSFAYWRDGTDGECSSRVFRWSFLG, encoded by the exons ATGGATCCTGAGACTTATAGGGCAGTGGTTATGGGTAAGGTTCAAGAGTTTGAAAAGGTTATGGAGGAGAATGAAATTCCTGTTCTTGATCAGGTCACTTTTCAGGGGAATACGATTCTGCATCTTGCAGCTATTTATGGTCATGACCACCTAGTGCGGCGTATCCTTGCCTATGAGCTAAACATTCTTAGAAATTGGAAACGTGGCTTAAATTGCAACTTCGTCCCAAGTTTCTCTCATTATCAGACTCTTTTGGTGAGACGAAACTACAAGGGAGACCTTGCTCTCCATGTAGCAGCTGCTGCAGGACACAAGTTGATAGTTGGCCTTCTTATTGATTGCCTAAGGCAGCTTCCGCAAGATATAACTATGGTGATTGGATCAGAGCAAATGGTAATTGGAAACATTTTCAGAGTTTCCAACAATGATGGGAATACTGCATTGCACCTCTCCCTGAAAGGAAACCATGTATCTGTTTCTTTGCAACTTGTTCGTGAAGATCGTAGCACTTGCTTTCTTCTGGACAAGGAGGATGTATCTCCACTGTATATGGCAGCTGAAGCTGGATATGTTTCACTTGTGGAGCATATGTTACGGGGTTTGGATGCAAGCTTTGTTGGGAAATCCGTTTTGTGTGCTGCAGTGAAAAGCCAGAATCTTG ATATATTGACAGCTGTATTAGAGAGTGACTCAGATCTGGTAGAATCGAGGGATGAAGATGGAAGAACTCCACTTGCCACTGCAGCATCCATTGGTTATGACATTGGAGTGCAGCATATGCTAACCAGATTTGCAAGTTCTACACAGGTTGCTTACATTAAGAATGAAGATGGTTCTTTCCCCATCCACTCAGCCTGCAGTGCTAGGTGCACCTCAGCTCTCAAGGTGATCTTAAAACACCACCCAGACACAATAGAAATGCTTAACTCACAGGGTCAAAACGTTCTTCATGTCGCTGCTAAAAGCGGGAATGCACGAGCTGTTGGCTATCTGCTCAGAAAATCTGACGTCAAAAGGTTAATCAATGAACAAGACATAGAAGGAAACACACCGTTACATTTAGCCAGCAGTAATTCTCATCCCAAGGTTGTAAGTCTCTTCATACATGATAGAAGAGTTGACTTAAAAATACTGAATTACAAAGGGTTCACCGCTTTAGATGCAGCTGAGGATCATATGGCGACGATTCCTTCACTCCAAGAG TGGTTGATATGGATGGCATTGGTGGCTGCTGGTACCACTAGAGCTCCACGAGTTCATCTGAGAGCAGACATCCCTGGTCTGACAACAGATGAGGACTTAATCCTAAAAATTCACAAGGATAGAGTAAACACTCTCCTTGTGGTGGCAACACTAGTGGCTACAATGGCTTTTGCTGCAGGCTTGAGTGTGCCACTAGGTTACAACAGCACAGAGTTCAAGTCAAATGTCAAACATTCTTACGAAGAATCTGCATTTCATGCTTTTGTCATCTGCAATAGCATTGCCGTATATACTGCTGTTATATCGACAGTTGCTCTTATAGGGACACAATTGGCTGACCTAAAATGCATGCTGACCACCTTCAAGTTTATTGTGCCACTCCTGGGGTTTTCTATTATCGCCATGTCTTTGGCTTTTGTTGCAGGCTTATACCTGGTCTTGGGACATCATTATTGGCTTGCCATATTTGTCTTGGCCTCAGGCGGTTTCTATCTCATGGCTCTACTTCTGCTCATCATCCCTTACGCTTCGCCTTATACTTTTAGTCCGCTATTTTTTCGCTACTTTTTGCGGTTTCCCTTTTCAATGTTGGTTTCCTTTGCATACTGGAGGGATGGCACTGATGGGGAATGCTCGTCACGAGTTTTTCGTTGGTCATTTCTTGGTTAA
- a CDS encoding Ankyrin repeat family protein, translating into MGKVQEFEKVMEENEIPVLDQVTFQGNTILHLAAIYGHDHLVRRILAYELNILRNWKRGLNCNFVPSFSHYQTLLVRRNYKGDLALHVAAAAGHKLIVGLLIDCLRQLPQDITMVIGSEQMVIGNIFRVSNNDGNTALHLSLKGNHVSVSLQLVREDRSTCFLLDKEDVSPLYMAAEAGYVSLVEHMLRGLDASFVGKSVLCAAVKSQNLDILTAVLESDSDLVESRDEDGRTPLATAASIGYDIGVQHMLTRFASSTQVAYIKNEDGSFPIHSACSARCTSALKVILKHHPDTIEMLNSQGQNVLHVAAKSGNARAVGYLLRKSDVKRLINEQDIEGNTPLHLASSNSHPKVVSLFIHDRRVDLKILNYKGFTALDAAEDHMATIPSLQEWLIWMALVAAGTTRAPRVHLRADIPGLTTDEDLILKIHKDRVNTLLVVATLVATMAFAAGLSVPLGYNSTEFKSNVKHSYEESAFHAFVICNSIAVYTAVISTVALIGTQLADLKCMLTTFKFIVPLLGFSIIAMSLAFVAGLYLVLGHHYWLAIFVLASGGFYLMALLLLIIPYASPYTFSPLFFRYFLRFPFSMLVSFAYWRDGTDGECSSRVFRWSFLG; encoded by the exons ATGGGTAAGGTTCAAGAGTTTGAAAAGGTTATGGAGGAGAATGAAATTCCTGTTCTTGATCAGGTCACTTTTCAGGGGAATACGATTCTGCATCTTGCAGCTATTTATGGTCATGACCACCTAGTGCGGCGTATCCTTGCCTATGAGCTAAACATTCTTAGAAATTGGAAACGTGGCTTAAATTGCAACTTCGTCCCAAGTTTCTCTCATTATCAGACTCTTTTGGTGAGACGAAACTACAAGGGAGACCTTGCTCTCCATGTAGCAGCTGCTGCAGGACACAAGTTGATAGTTGGCCTTCTTATTGATTGCCTAAGGCAGCTTCCGCAAGATATAACTATGGTGATTGGATCAGAGCAAATGGTAATTGGAAACATTTTCAGAGTTTCCAACAATGATGGGAATACTGCATTGCACCTCTCCCTGAAAGGAAACCATGTATCTGTTTCTTTGCAACTTGTTCGTGAAGATCGTAGCACTTGCTTTCTTCTGGACAAGGAGGATGTATCTCCACTGTATATGGCAGCTGAAGCTGGATATGTTTCACTTGTGGAGCATATGTTACGGGGTTTGGATGCAAGCTTTGTTGGGAAATCCGTTTTGTGTGCTGCAGTGAAAAGCCAGAATCTTG ATATATTGACAGCTGTATTAGAGAGTGACTCAGATCTGGTAGAATCGAGGGATGAAGATGGAAGAACTCCACTTGCCACTGCAGCATCCATTGGTTATGACATTGGAGTGCAGCATATGCTAACCAGATTTGCAAGTTCTACACAGGTTGCTTACATTAAGAATGAAGATGGTTCTTTCCCCATCCACTCAGCCTGCAGTGCTAGGTGCACCTCAGCTCTCAAGGTGATCTTAAAACACCACCCAGACACAATAGAAATGCTTAACTCACAGGGTCAAAACGTTCTTCATGTCGCTGCTAAAAGCGGGAATGCACGAGCTGTTGGCTATCTGCTCAGAAAATCTGACGTCAAAAGGTTAATCAATGAACAAGACATAGAAGGAAACACACCGTTACATTTAGCCAGCAGTAATTCTCATCCCAAGGTTGTAAGTCTCTTCATACATGATAGAAGAGTTGACTTAAAAATACTGAATTACAAAGGGTTCACCGCTTTAGATGCAGCTGAGGATCATATGGCGACGATTCCTTCACTCCAAGAG TGGTTGATATGGATGGCATTGGTGGCTGCTGGTACCACTAGAGCTCCACGAGTTCATCTGAGAGCAGACATCCCTGGTCTGACAACAGATGAGGACTTAATCCTAAAAATTCACAAGGATAGAGTAAACACTCTCCTTGTGGTGGCAACACTAGTGGCTACAATGGCTTTTGCTGCAGGCTTGAGTGTGCCACTAGGTTACAACAGCACAGAGTTCAAGTCAAATGTCAAACATTCTTACGAAGAATCTGCATTTCATGCTTTTGTCATCTGCAATAGCATTGCCGTATATACTGCTGTTATATCGACAGTTGCTCTTATAGGGACACAATTGGCTGACCTAAAATGCATGCTGACCACCTTCAAGTTTATTGTGCCACTCCTGGGGTTTTCTATTATCGCCATGTCTTTGGCTTTTGTTGCAGGCTTATACCTGGTCTTGGGACATCATTATTGGCTTGCCATATTTGTCTTGGCCTCAGGCGGTTTCTATCTCATGGCTCTACTTCTGCTCATCATCCCTTACGCTTCGCCTTATACTTTTAGTCCGCTATTTTTTCGCTACTTTTTGCGGTTTCCCTTTTCAATGTTGGTTTCCTTTGCATACTGGAGGGATGGCACTGATGGGGAATGCTCGTCACGAGTTTTTCGTTGGTCATTTCTTGGTTAA
- a CDS encoding Ankyrin repeat family protein (Ankyrin repeat family protein; CONTAINS InterPro DOMAIN/s: Ankyrin repeat-containing domain (InterPro:IPR020683), Ankyrin repeat (InterPro:IPR002110); BEST Arabidopsis thaliana protein match is: Ankyrin repeat family protein (TAIR:AT4G03460.1); Has 38634 Blast hits to 17459 proteins in 653 species: Archae - 49; Bacteria - 2374; Metazoa - 20314; Fungi - 3164; Plants - 3215; Viruses - 213; Other Eukaryotes - 9305 (source: NCBI BLink).): protein MKNESRTSEEISKLGIFSGVGFSMGRPDVHLDRRVAENHQAIPRNNVRSTPSLDLSTLFDETSETKPMDPKTMAAVRAGKENYLRSNNSYISVAPTLVNDRGNTILHLAASSGHVSLVRYIIQKCPGLLLKSNMMGEVALHLAAEAGHLDVVWNLIDFINDISCTNLPVAKRIYFAKNKNQDTALHVALKGKHEVVASYLVSAAKSLSFVANRDGFSPLYLAIEAGHTSLVTTMCHGTNELSSKVGGRSIVHAALKANRKDILDALLSKDASLINLRDEGRTSLSFGASIGYYQGFSYLFDKNRDKVYVSDDDGLFPTHMAAKYGHVQILEEILKHCPEAIELLDRDGQNILHLAAKYGKLKVIKFILSCCKDKNKKKLINEQDVNGNTPLHLATINWHPKVVSMFTWDHRVDLKKRNYIGFTALDVAEENIDSSYIVHQRLTWMALINAGAPKSSTPITENLRSFKKPDGGKYKDRVNTLMLVATLVATMTFTAGFTLPGGYNDSFPHLGMAVLAKRTAFQVFLVCDTLAMYSSIITIVALIWAQLGDLSIILKAFNIALPFLGLALTSMSIAFMAGTYVAVSHLPLLGYFVLGIGIIFLLVLLLLLVPYVSPYAHAQPLLRHIFYYPYFLKLLAAGDNKNIVDVYTASDE, encoded by the exons ATGAAGAACGAGTCTCGGACATCTGAAGAAATCAG CAAGCTAGGAATATTTTCAGGAGTGGGATTTTCAATGGGAAGGCCGGATGTGCACTTGGATCGACGAGTAGCAGAAAACCATCAGGCAATACCAAGAAACAATGTCAGATCCACACCATCTCTCGATTTGTCCACTCTCTTCGACGAAACCAGTGAAACTAAGCCGATGGATCCAAAGACGATGGCTGCAGTAAGAGCAGGTAAGGAAAATTACCTGAGAAGTAATAACAGTTACATTAGTGTTGCTCCAACCTTAGTGAACGACCGTGGAAATACAATACTTCATCTTGCTGCTTCATCGGGTCACGTAAGCCTTGTGCGTTATATAATCCAGAAATGCCCAGGTTTGCTACTGAAGTCAAATATGATGGGAGAAGTTGCTCTCCATTTGGCAGCAGAAGCAGGCCATCTAGATGTTGTATGGAATCTAATTGATTTCATAAATGATATATCTTGTACTAACCTTCCTGTTGCAAAAAGGATATATTTTGctaagaacaaaaaccaagacACTGCTTTGCATGTTGCTTTGAAAGGGAAACATGAGGTGGTCGCTTCCTATTTGGTCTCTGCAGCGAaatctttgtcttttgttgCAAACAGAGATGGGTTTTCTCCCTTGTATCTTGCTATTGAAGCTGGACATACAAGTCTTGTGACAACAATGTGTCACGGAACAAATGAATTAAGTTCAAAGGTTGGAGGAAGATCCATTGTACATGCAGCATTGAAGGCTAATAGGAAAG ATATCCTTGATGCTTTACTTAGCAAAGATGCAAGTCTTATCAACTTGAGAGATGAAGGAAGgacttctctttcttttggagCATCCATAGGATATTATCAAGGGTTTTCCTATCTTTTCGACAAAAATCGAGACAAGGTTTATGTCAGCGATGATGATGGCTTATTTCCAACTCATATGGCGGCCAAGTATGGTCATGTTCAAATTCTTGAGGAAATTCTTAAGCATTGTCCAGAGGCAATTGAGTTGCTTGATAGAGACGGTCAAAATATTCTTCACCTTGCGGCAAAGTATGGGAAACTCAAAGTCATCAAGTTTATCCTAAGCTGTTGTAAGgataagaacaagaaaaagttgATTAATGAACAAGATGTGAATGGAAACACACCGTTGCATCTAGCCACCATAAACTGGCACCCTAAAGTTGTGAGTATGTTTACTTGGGACCATAGAGTTGacctgaaaaaaagaaactacatTGGTTTCACAGCTTTAGATGTTGCTGAGGAGAACATTGATTCGAGCTACATAGTTCACCAG AGATTGACTTGGATGGCTTTGATCAATGCTGGTGCACCAAAAAGTTCTACTCCAATTACAGAAAATCTTAGATCATTCAAGAAGCCAGATGGTGGAAAGTACAAAGATCGAGTCAATACTCTTATGTTGGTTGCAACTCTAGTAGCCACTATGACTTTCACTGCAGGATTCACATTACCTGGTGGGTACAACGACTCTTTTCCCCACTTGGGAATGGCCGTTTTGGCCAAGAGAACGGCTTTTCAAGTCTTTCTTGTATGCGACACATTGGCAATGTACTCTTCTATCATAACAATAGTTGCTCTCATTTGGGCACAACTCGGTGATCTTTCTATCATACTCAAAGCCTTCAACATAGCACTTCCATTTCTCGGACTTGCTCTTACATCAATGTCAATAGCATTTATGGCTGGCACGTATGTTGCGGTAAGCCATCTCCCCTTGCTTGGTTATTTCGTTTTGGGTATTGGAATCATCTTCCTATTGGTTTTGTTGCTGCTCCTTGTTCCTTATGTGTCTCCATATGCTCATGCCCAACCCCTTCTTCGACACATTTTCTACTATCCCTATTTCCTTAAGCTTTTGGCTGCTGgtgacaacaaaaatattgttgatGTGTACACTGCATCAGATGAATGA
- a CDS encoding Ankyrin repeat family protein translates to MGRPDVHLDRRVAENHQAIPRNNVRSTPSLDLSTLFDETSETKPMDPKTMAAVRAGKENYLRSNNSYISVAPTLVNDRGNTILHLAASSGHVSLVRYIIQKCPGLLLKSNMMGEVALHLAAEAGHLDVVWNLIDFINDISCTNLPVAKRIYFAKNKNQDTALHVALKGKHEVVASYLVSAAKSLSFVANRDGFSPLYLAIEAGHTSLVTTMCHGTNELSSKVGGRSIVHAALKANRKDILDALLSKDASLINLRDEGRTSLSFGASIGYYQGFSYLFDKNRDKVYVSDDDGLFPTHMAAKYGHVQILEEILKHCPEAIELLDRDGQNILHLAAKYGKLKVIKFILSCCKDKNKKKLINEQDVNGNTPLHLATINWHPKVVSMFTWDHRVDLKKRNYIGFTALDVAEENIDSSYIVHQRLTWMALINAGAPKSSTPITENLRSFKKPDGGKYKDRVNTLMLVATLVATMTFTAGFTLPGGYNDSFPHLGMAVLAKRTAFQVFLVCDTLAMYSSIITIVALIWAQLGDLSIILKAFNIALPFLGLALTSMSIAFMAGTYVAVSHLPLLGYFVLGIGIIFLLVLLLLLVPYVSPYAHAQPLLRHIFYYPYFLKLLAAGDNKNIVDVYTASDE, encoded by the exons ATGGGAAGGCCGGATGTGCACTTGGATCGACGAGTAGCAGAAAACCATCAGGCAATACCAAGAAACAATGTCAGATCCACACCATCTCTCGATTTGTCCACTCTCTTCGACGAAACCAGTGAAACTAAGCCGATGGATCCAAAGACGATGGCTGCAGTAAGAGCAGGTAAGGAAAATTACCTGAGAAGTAATAACAGTTACATTAGTGTTGCTCCAACCTTAGTGAACGACCGTGGAAATACAATACTTCATCTTGCTGCTTCATCGGGTCACGTAAGCCTTGTGCGTTATATAATCCAGAAATGCCCAGGTTTGCTACTGAAGTCAAATATGATGGGAGAAGTTGCTCTCCATTTGGCAGCAGAAGCAGGCCATCTAGATGTTGTATGGAATCTAATTGATTTCATAAATGATATATCTTGTACTAACCTTCCTGTTGCAAAAAGGATATATTTTGctaagaacaaaaaccaagacACTGCTTTGCATGTTGCTTTGAAAGGGAAACATGAGGTGGTCGCTTCCTATTTGGTCTCTGCAGCGAaatctttgtcttttgttgCAAACAGAGATGGGTTTTCTCCCTTGTATCTTGCTATTGAAGCTGGACATACAAGTCTTGTGACAACAATGTGTCACGGAACAAATGAATTAAGTTCAAAGGTTGGAGGAAGATCCATTGTACATGCAGCATTGAAGGCTAATAGGAAAG ATATCCTTGATGCTTTACTTAGCAAAGATGCAAGTCTTATCAACTTGAGAGATGAAGGAAGgacttctctttcttttggagCATCCATAGGATATTATCAAGGGTTTTCCTATCTTTTCGACAAAAATCGAGACAAGGTTTATGTCAGCGATGATGATGGCTTATTTCCAACTCATATGGCGGCCAAGTATGGTCATGTTCAAATTCTTGAGGAAATTCTTAAGCATTGTCCAGAGGCAATTGAGTTGCTTGATAGAGACGGTCAAAATATTCTTCACCTTGCGGCAAAGTATGGGAAACTCAAAGTCATCAAGTTTATCCTAAGCTGTTGTAAGgataagaacaagaaaaagttgATTAATGAACAAGATGTGAATGGAAACACACCGTTGCATCTAGCCACCATAAACTGGCACCCTAAAGTTGTGAGTATGTTTACTTGGGACCATAGAGTTGacctgaaaaaaagaaactacatTGGTTTCACAGCTTTAGATGTTGCTGAGGAGAACATTGATTCGAGCTACATAGTTCACCAG AGATTGACTTGGATGGCTTTGATCAATGCTGGTGCACCAAAAAGTTCTACTCCAATTACAGAAAATCTTAGATCATTCAAGAAGCCAGATGGTGGAAAGTACAAAGATCGAGTCAATACTCTTATGTTGGTTGCAACTCTAGTAGCCACTATGACTTTCACTGCAGGATTCACATTACCTGGTGGGTACAACGACTCTTTTCCCCACTTGGGAATGGCCGTTTTGGCCAAGAGAACGGCTTTTCAAGTCTTTCTTGTATGCGACACATTGGCAATGTACTCTTCTATCATAACAATAGTTGCTCTCATTTGGGCACAACTCGGTGATCTTTCTATCATACTCAAAGCCTTCAACATAGCACTTCCATTTCTCGGACTTGCTCTTACATCAATGTCAATAGCATTTATGGCTGGCACGTATGTTGCGGTAAGCCATCTCCCCTTGCTTGGTTATTTCGTTTTGGGTATTGGAATCATCTTCCTATTGGTTTTGTTGCTGCTCCTTGTTCCTTATGTGTCTCCATATGCTCATGCCCAACCCCTTCTTCGACACATTTTCTACTATCCCTATTTCCTTAAGCTTTTGGCTGCTGgtgacaacaaaaatattgttgatGTGTACACTGCATCAGATGAATGA
- a CDS encoding uncharacterized protein (BEST Arabidopsis thaliana protein match is: Ankyrin repeat family protein (TAIR:AT4G03470.1); Has 35333 Blast hits to 34131 proteins in 2444 species: Archae - 798; Bacteria - 22429; Metazoa - 974; Fungi - 991; Plants - 531; Viruses - 0; Other Eukaryotes - 9610 (source: NCBI BLink).) has protein sequence MSRDQLRRRSFPMNLINNSLCSLNSQDSLQAGGDSVAEFFINLRFTDIFDLPGEYFQMIPEMFSALSDGDKEWLGKLRSHGTLLPAGMFQERSRRLYSSSCCYMGSGTSEEHCLTLSMSSIGAKLKGSAYNPCGGSCGSVNYC, from the coding sequence ATGTCTCGTGACCAACTGAGACGAAGATCCTTCCCTATGAATCTGATAAACAACAGCTTATGCTCACTCAATTCACAAGATTCCCTTCAAGCTGGAGGAGACTCTGTGGCAGAGTTCTTTATCAATCTCAGGTTTACCGATATTTTTGACCTTCCTGGTGAATATTTTCAAATGATTCCAGAGATGTTTAGCGCACTGAGTGATGGGGACAAAGAATGGCTTGGGAAATTGAGAAGCCATGGAACACTGCTGCCTGCTGGCATGTTTCAAGAACGATCGAGGAGATTATATTCTTCGTCTTGCTGCTACATGGGGTCTGGAACGAGTGAAGAGCATTGTCTCACTCTTTCCATGTCTTCTATTGGAGCCAAACTCAAAGGCTCAGCTTACAATCCATGTGGAGGCTCGTGCGGGTCAGTCAACTATTGTTGA